A single Thermosynechococcus vestitus BP-1 DNA region contains:
- a CDS encoding glycogen/starch/alpha-glucan phosphorylase translates to MNNPATPDGYPVHSVSQTNPAAKDEHCDLYIESDRTGMTVQTLKRAFVDNLHYIQGKDAMFATPYDYFMALAYTVRDRLLHRRIKTAQTYFEQDAKVVYYLSAEFLIGRLLLNNLINVGLYEQTKQAMADFGLDLNELMDREPEPGLGNGGLGRLAACFLDSLATLEIPAVGYGIRYEFGIFEQIITNGWQHEVPDNWLRFGNPWEIARPDYNVEVKFGGHTEAYTDAQGHYRVRWIPSTTVFGTPYDTPIPGYGKNTVNTLRLWSARAAQDFNLQVFNAGDYTQAVSEKTFSENISKVLYPNDNTPQGKELRLRQQYFFVSCSLQDIIRLYLRRHTSFDAFPDKVAIQLNDTHPAIGVAELMRLLVDEYQLGWEKAWDITQRTFAYTNHTLLAEALERWSVDLFGQLLPRHLEIIYEINYRFLNEIRLRYPGNTARLARMSLIEESYPKQVRMAHLACVGSHTVNGVAELHTELIKEELLRDFYEMYPHKFQNKTNGITPRRWLLMSNPPLASLITETLKSDRWITHLEDLRGLEPYATDPAFQAKWQQVKQANKERLAEYIWRNNQIEVDPYSLFDIQVKRIHEYKRQHLAVLHIITLYEQIKANPNIDLQPRTFIFGGKAAPGYFMAKMIIKLINSVADMVNHDSDVNGRLKVVFLSNYSVSLGEMVYPAADLSEQISTAGKEASGTGNMKFALNGALTIGTLDGANVEIRQEVGAENFFLFGLTAQEVMSLKAEGYNPHEYYNSNPMLKKVIDSLISDYFNPREPGLFEPIVNSLLNEDQYMLLADYQSYVDCQQRVAQAFRDKSHWTQMSILNVARMGKFSSDRTIAEYCKDIWHVEPVPVSLDTCRPAFRPSRISQASGL, encoded by the coding sequence ATGAATAATCCCGCCACTCCTGACGGTTATCCTGTTCATTCAGTTTCCCAGACCAACCCTGCTGCCAAGGATGAACACTGCGATTTGTATATCGAGAGCGATCGCACAGGGATGACAGTGCAAACCCTGAAGCGCGCCTTTGTGGATAATCTCCACTACATCCAGGGCAAGGATGCCATGTTTGCTACGCCCTATGATTACTTCATGGCCCTGGCCTACACGGTGCGCGATCGCCTGCTGCATCGGCGGATTAAAACCGCCCAAACCTATTTTGAGCAGGATGCAAAGGTGGTCTATTACCTATCGGCAGAGTTTCTCATTGGTCGCTTGCTCCTGAACAACCTAATTAACGTCGGCCTCTACGAGCAAACAAAGCAGGCAATGGCCGACTTTGGCCTTGACCTCAACGAACTGATGGATCGTGAACCAGAGCCGGGGCTAGGCAATGGCGGTCTAGGACGCTTAGCGGCTTGTTTCCTCGACTCTCTGGCTACTCTTGAAATCCCCGCTGTCGGCTATGGCATTCGCTATGAGTTTGGTATTTTCGAGCAAATTATCACCAATGGCTGGCAGCACGAGGTCCCCGACAACTGGTTGCGCTTTGGTAACCCCTGGGAAATTGCCCGTCCTGATTACAACGTTGAAGTGAAGTTTGGCGGTCATACCGAAGCCTACACTGATGCCCAAGGGCACTACCGCGTCCGTTGGATCCCCAGCACCACCGTTTTTGGCACGCCCTACGATACGCCCATTCCCGGCTATGGCAAAAATACGGTAAATACGCTCCGTCTCTGGAGTGCTCGTGCAGCCCAAGACTTCAACCTTCAGGTGTTTAACGCCGGGGACTACACCCAAGCAGTTTCTGAAAAAACCTTTAGTGAGAACATCTCGAAGGTCCTCTACCCCAACGACAACACCCCCCAGGGCAAAGAATTGCGGCTGCGGCAACAGTATTTCTTTGTCTCCTGTTCGTTGCAGGACATTATCCGCCTCTACTTGCGCCGGCACACCAGCTTTGATGCCTTCCCCGACAAGGTGGCCATTCAGCTCAACGATACTCACCCCGCCATTGGTGTGGCTGAACTGATGCGACTGCTGGTGGATGAGTACCAACTGGGGTGGGAAAAAGCGTGGGACATCACCCAGCGCACCTTTGCCTATACCAACCACACGCTGCTGGCGGAGGCCCTTGAACGCTGGTCGGTAGATCTCTTTGGTCAACTGCTACCGCGCCACTTAGAAATCATTTACGAGATTAACTACCGCTTTCTGAATGAGATTCGCCTGCGTTACCCTGGCAATACCGCGCGGTTGGCACGGATGTCCCTGATTGAGGAAAGTTATCCCAAGCAGGTGCGTATGGCGCATTTGGCCTGTGTTGGCAGCCATACGGTCAATGGTGTGGCGGAACTCCATACAGAACTGATCAAGGAGGAACTCCTACGGGACTTCTATGAGATGTATCCCCACAAATTCCAGAACAAAACCAATGGCATTACCCCTCGCCGTTGGCTGCTGATGAGTAATCCCCCCTTGGCCAGTCTGATTACCGAAACGCTGAAGAGCGATCGCTGGATTACCCACCTAGAAGACCTGCGCGGCCTAGAACCCTACGCAACCGATCCCGCCTTTCAGGCGAAGTGGCAGCAAGTCAAACAAGCCAACAAAGAGCGCTTAGCGGAGTACATCTGGCGCAACAACCAAATTGAGGTGGATCCCTACTCCCTCTTTGACATTCAAGTGAAGCGCATCCACGAGTACAAACGGCAGCATTTGGCCGTGCTCCACATCATTACGCTCTACGAACAAATTAAGGCCAACCCCAACATTGATCTTCAACCGCGTACATTTATTTTTGGTGGCAAGGCGGCTCCCGGCTACTTCATGGCCAAGATGATCATCAAGCTGATCAATTCTGTGGCCGACATGGTCAACCACGACAGCGATGTGAATGGTCGCCTCAAAGTGGTGTTCCTCAGCAACTACTCAGTCTCCCTTGGTGAAATGGTCTATCCTGCCGCTGATCTCTCGGAGCAGATCTCCACCGCTGGCAAAGAGGCCTCTGGCACTGGGAATATGAAGTTTGCTCTCAATGGCGCCCTGACGATTGGAACGCTAGACGGTGCAAATGTGGAAATCCGCCAAGAGGTGGGGGCAGAGAACTTCTTCCTCTTTGGTTTGACAGCGCAAGAGGTGATGAGCCTGAAAGCGGAAGGCTACAACCCCCACGAGTACTACAACAGCAACCCAATGCTCAAGAAGGTCATTGACAGCCTGATTTCCGACTACTTCAATCCGCGGGAGCCAGGGCTATTTGAACCCATTGTTAATTCCCTGCTCAATGAGGATCAATATATGCTCTTGGCGGACTACCAATCCTACGTGGACTGTCAACAACGGGTCGCCCAAGCCTTCCGCGATAAGAGCCACTGGACCCAGATGTCTATTCTCAATGTGGCGCGCATGGGCAAATTCTCCAGCGATCGCACCATTGCTGAGTACTGCAAGGACATCTGGCATGTTGAACCTGTTCCTGTTTCCTTGGACACTTGTCGGCCTGCGTTTCGCCCCAGTCGCATCAGTCAAGCCAGTGGTCTTTAG
- a CDS encoding AmpG family muropeptide MFS transporter, with amino-acid sequence MAGIAAALRVFQSRKMAALLLLGFSSGLPLFLTSRTLQAWMTVEGIDLTAIGLFSLVGLPYSLKFLWSPLLDRYRMPFLGRRRGWLLLIQLLLLGAIALMAVQDPSRSLRLLAINALAIAFLSASQDIAVDAYRADVLAPPEMGAGAGIYVLGYRIALLVTGSLALILADQLPWPVVYALMALLMGVGMVTTLWAPEPEVQPPAPPSLAQAVIRPFLDFFQRYGWGTGLIILLFICLYRLGDALTGNMMTPFLLQQGFSQTQIGAVQGGVGLMATIVGALAGGAAISQIGIHRALWIMGGLQASSNLSYFVLANAGANPTVMVAAISIDNFCAGLAIAALTALLMSLCNPQFSATQYALLSSLFAFSRDILAAPAGKVAEMMGWPLFFLFTIGAALPALLLLPFFAPWQARPAFPRPGSDD; translated from the coding sequence ATGGCAGGAATCGCTGCAGCCCTACGGGTTTTTCAAAGTCGCAAAATGGCGGCACTGCTCTTGTTGGGCTTTTCGTCAGGGTTGCCCCTGTTTCTCACCAGCCGAACACTGCAAGCATGGATGACCGTTGAAGGCATTGACTTGACGGCCATTGGCCTCTTTAGCCTTGTGGGGTTGCCCTACTCCCTGAAGTTTCTCTGGTCACCCTTGCTGGATCGCTATAGGATGCCCTTTTTGGGACGGCGGCGGGGCTGGTTACTGCTGATTCAGCTGCTCCTGTTGGGGGCGATCGCCCTGATGGCGGTGCAGGATCCCAGTAGGAGCCTGCGGCTGTTGGCGATCAATGCCCTCGCCATTGCCTTCCTAAGCGCCAGTCAAGATATTGCCGTGGATGCCTACCGTGCCGATGTCCTCGCGCCCCCTGAAATGGGAGCAGGTGCGGGTATTTATGTCCTTGGCTATCGCATAGCGCTTTTGGTCACAGGTTCCCTAGCCTTGATCCTTGCGGATCAACTGCCCTGGCCAGTGGTTTACGCCCTGATGGCGCTGCTAATGGGGGTGGGTATGGTCACTACCCTCTGGGCACCGGAACCAGAGGTGCAGCCCCCGGCTCCGCCGTCATTGGCGCAAGCAGTCATTCGGCCCTTCCTTGATTTTTTCCAGCGCTACGGCTGGGGCACGGGGCTGATTATTTTGCTCTTTATCTGCCTCTATCGCTTGGGGGATGCCCTCACGGGCAACATGATGACCCCTTTCCTGTTGCAGCAGGGCTTTAGCCAAACCCAAATTGGGGCCGTACAGGGGGGTGTAGGACTGATGGCCACCATCGTTGGCGCCCTTGCTGGGGGAGCGGCCATCAGTCAAATTGGTATTCACCGTGCTCTGTGGATTATGGGGGGATTGCAAGCGTCTAGCAATCTCTCCTATTTTGTTTTGGCCAATGCCGGTGCCAATCCAACAGTGATGGTGGCTGCCATTAGTATTGATAACTTCTGTGCCGGGCTGGCGATCGCTGCTCTGACGGCTCTGTTAATGAGTCTTTGCAACCCCCAATTTAGTGCAACCCAGTATGCGCTGCTCTCCAGTCTCTTTGCTTTTAGTCGGGATATCCTGGCGGCCCCTGCGGGTAAAGTGGCAGAAATGATGGGGTGGCCACTCTTTTTTCTCTTTACAATTGGCGCTGCCTTACCAGCTCTGCTACTTTTGCCGTTTTTTGCTCCTTGGCAAGCGAGGCCCGCCTTTCCCCGTCCCGGCAGTGATGATTGA
- the aroB gene encoding 3-dehydroquinate synthase, whose product MTTLIPVPLGEHSYRIAIGANTRRQLPALLAAYTPLTPKAPALIVSNPQIWRHYGTDVQGALTQAGWQVTPCILPAGERYKTLRTVEKIYDAALSQRLERGSTLFALGGGVIGDMTGFAAATWLRGIAVVQIPTSLLAMVDAAIGGKTGVNHPQGKNLIGAFHQPRLVVIDPDVLATLPPREFRAGMAEVIKYGVIWDAELFHLLSQLPRLDCMGALPSEQFIQVLRRSCQAKVDVVSKDEREAGLRAILNYGHTIGHALESIGNYRLLNHGEAVAIGMIAAGELAVALGYWSAEAAAAQRALILKAKLPTTIPPHFDVEGLLALLQHDKKVQAQNVRFILPTAIGHGQICDQVPAELIRETLHRLQA is encoded by the coding sequence ATGACGACGCTGATTCCCGTTCCCCTTGGTGAGCACTCCTATCGGATCGCCATTGGTGCCAACACCCGGCGGCAGTTGCCCGCTCTTTTGGCCGCATATACCCCCTTGACCCCGAAAGCACCCGCCCTCATTGTCTCTAATCCACAAATTTGGCGGCACTACGGCACGGATGTGCAAGGGGCATTAACGCAAGCCGGCTGGCAGGTGACCCCCTGCATCCTACCGGCGGGGGAACGCTACAAAACCCTCAGAACTGTTGAAAAGATTTATGATGCTGCCCTGAGTCAGCGTTTAGAGCGGGGTTCCACCCTCTTTGCCCTTGGCGGTGGCGTCATTGGCGACATGACTGGCTTTGCAGCAGCGACCTGGCTGCGGGGAATTGCGGTGGTTCAGATTCCCACCAGTCTGTTGGCGATGGTGGATGCGGCCATTGGTGGGAAAACAGGGGTGAACCATCCCCAGGGCAAAAATCTTATTGGCGCCTTTCATCAACCCCGTCTTGTGGTCATTGATCCTGATGTTTTGGCAACCCTGCCCCCGAGAGAATTTCGTGCTGGCATGGCAGAGGTGATTAAGTACGGCGTCATTTGGGATGCTGAGCTATTTCATTTGTTGAGTCAGTTGCCGCGCTTGGATTGCATGGGTGCTTTGCCCTCTGAGCAGTTCATCCAAGTCCTGCGGCGTTCCTGCCAAGCAAAGGTGGATGTGGTTAGCAAGGATGAGCGGGAAGCGGGGCTGCGTGCCATTTTGAATTATGGGCATACGATTGGCCATGCCCTTGAAAGTATAGGCAACTATCGTCTTTTGAACCACGGTGAGGCGGTGGCCATTGGTATGATTGCCGCTGGGGAACTAGCGGTGGCGCTGGGGTATTGGTCAGCAGAAGCTGCCGCTGCCCAACGGGCACTGATTCTCAAAGCAAAGCTGCCCACAACGATCCCCCCCCACTTTGATGTGGAGGGACTGCTGGCACTCCTACAGCACGACAAGAAGGTTCAGGCGCAAAATGTACGGTTTATTCTCCCCACCGCCATTGGCCATGGGCAAATTTGCGATCAGGTACCGGCAGAACTGATTCGAGAGACGCTCCATCGCCTGCAGGCCTAG
- a CDS encoding DUF7219 family protein, protein MNKYEFLHPHHRYYGEFTPENFLFDANLQEFATRVSYIASLENSGKLSPQDAYKQIKNLWKELKASKKSLLDTPPSS, encoded by the coding sequence ATGAATAAATACGAATTTTTACACCCCCACCACCGTTACTATGGTGAGTTTACACCCGAAAACTTTTTATTTGATGCCAACCTGCAGGAATTTGCAACCCGAGTGAGCTACATTGCCAGCCTCGAAAACAGTGGCAAACTCTCCCCTCAGGACGCCTATAAGCAAATTAAAAATCTCTGGAAAGAATTAAAAGCCAGCAAAAAAAGTTTGCTAGACACTCCACCCTCTAGCTAG
- the nusB gene encoding transcription antitermination factor NusB: MITARRVARELALLSAAQVLRQPKLLDESDCRSLILMAVRTLASDVRDTLEQAGTELSESQRLLRHSEFQLPHLEKAQMVLQDALQRAEKGLNKIGAALDLPEILYFAHQEEVQAYAIALLRCLQRYQNEIEELVNRSMVDWQLERLTQLDRAIIEIAVVEMRYLEVAKQVAINEAIELAKRYSDEGSHRFINGVLRRISEALDPAQAATGN, from the coding sequence ATGATTACTGCTCGTCGTGTTGCTCGTGAATTGGCTTTGCTGAGTGCGGCTCAAGTGTTACGCCAACCGAAACTGCTGGATGAAAGCGACTGCCGCAGTTTGATCCTGATGGCGGTACGCACCTTGGCGAGTGATGTGCGCGATACCCTCGAACAGGCCGGCACCGAACTCAGTGAAAGTCAACGACTACTCCGCCACAGTGAATTCCAGTTGCCCCACCTGGAAAAGGCACAGATGGTGCTTCAGGATGCCCTGCAGCGGGCGGAAAAGGGTTTGAATAAAATAGGCGCTGCTCTGGATTTACCTGAGATCCTCTACTTTGCCCATCAGGAGGAAGTTCAGGCCTACGCGATCGCCCTCCTGCGCTGTTTACAGCGATACCAAAACGAGATTGAAGAACTGGTCAATCGCTCAATGGTGGATTGGCAACTGGAGCGGCTGACGCAGCTAGATCGTGCCATTATTGAAATTGCTGTAGTGGAAATGCGCTACCTTGAGGTTGCCAAGCAGGTGGCGATTAACGAGGCCATTGAATTGGCCAAACGCTATAGCGATGAGGGCAGCCACCGTTTTATCAATGGCGTGCTGCGGCGGATTAGCGAAGCCCTTGACCCGGCTCAGGCAGCCACCGGTAACTGA
- a CDS encoding DUF502 domain-containing protein produces MLHRCQQAIKNDLIAGLLVVIPLATRIWLSISVSRWVLALLTRLPKQVNAFKTWHSLLVDLLNVAVGIVVPLTGVLRIALMVRNIFGQWLLNTGESIFQRISLAGTIYHTIHKVLQQLLETILRDSRDCFHRLVLVEYPRPGVWAAAFVTGTNGSLPTVFSDPMLSLWLPSSPNPTTGWYGMASDPDVRDLDIAIEDTFKRIIFAGIVTPGAVPTSALTPATAPVP; encoded by the coding sequence GTGCTGCACCGATGCCAACAAGCAATTAAAAACGATCTCATTGCCGGTCTGCTGGTGGTGATCCCGCTAGCAACGAGGATTTGGCTATCGATTTCTGTTTCCCGTTGGGTCTTGGCTCTCCTGACCCGTCTTCCTAAGCAGGTGAACGCTTTCAAAACTTGGCACTCCCTGCTGGTGGATTTGCTCAATGTAGCCGTGGGGATTGTTGTGCCCTTAACAGGGGTTTTGCGCATTGCCTTAATGGTCCGCAATATCTTTGGCCAGTGGCTGTTGAACACTGGTGAGAGCATTTTCCAGCGCATTTCCCTGGCGGGCACAATTTACCACACGATTCATAAAGTGCTGCAACAACTCCTGGAGACAATTCTGCGGGACTCGCGCGATTGCTTTCACCGTCTGGTGCTCGTAGAATACCCGCGTCCGGGTGTGTGGGCCGCGGCCTTTGTCACTGGCACAAATGGTTCGTTGCCAACGGTCTTTTCTGATCCTATGTTAAGTCTATGGCTCCCCTCCTCCCCCAACCCCACCACAGGTTGGTATGGGATGGCCAGTGACCCGGATGTGCGAGATTTGGATATTGCGATCGAGGACACCTTTAAGCGAATTATTTTTGCAGGGATTGTCACCCCAGGAGCGGTTCCAACTTCGGCGTTGACCCCTGCCACTGCTCCGGTGCCCTAG
- a CDS encoding tetratricopeptide repeat protein, producing the protein MLTEVLTALDQGNFQQAEQLLATLPPEEPGVLLCRGQLYLKTKRLEEAESDFRQLLRLNCGPKLMQMARRGLEKIEQIRQQQRQQAILETHAVVGLEQQGVLILEGVAAAEQRVILARLLATLFKIDPYTARLLIPSRGWRLIRTGNFGELSVYCQELKQQGFTLFCVPFEALTATPVLQVRYFAALEPRPRVVCTASLSSEPVEFTFSWSQVSQRVEGLLPIFEQVCDRDRQGKVTRKEQIQDHAQCCDLHLLEQNQILRFYRGGYQFHQGIPLSQVTEVIQSELDLDQSTSWAKWRQLSSLWQQHCGDRPVWQDFTSFAETALDFTELLSKIPPHLNLFRREDSPWDAAFMLYSSLAFHRARSGSNR; encoded by the coding sequence ATGCTGACTGAGGTTTTGACAGCCTTGGATCAGGGAAATTTCCAGCAGGCAGAGCAATTGCTGGCCACCTTGCCTCCTGAGGAGCCTGGGGTCCTCCTGTGCCGAGGCCAACTCTATCTCAAGACAAAGCGGCTAGAGGAGGCTGAGTCAGACTTTCGCCAATTACTGCGGCTAAACTGTGGCCCCAAGCTGATGCAAATGGCACGGCGCGGCCTCGAAAAAATTGAGCAAATTCGCCAACAGCAGCGGCAGCAGGCCATTTTAGAAACCCATGCCGTGGTGGGCCTAGAGCAGCAGGGCGTTTTGATCCTCGAGGGGGTGGCTGCCGCAGAGCAGCGGGTGATTCTTGCCCGCCTTTTAGCCACCCTGTTCAAGATTGACCCCTACACGGCGCGCCTTTTGATCCCGTCGCGGGGCTGGCGTTTGATCCGCACGGGCAACTTTGGGGAACTCAGCGTTTATTGTCAAGAACTAAAGCAGCAGGGGTTTACCCTCTTTTGTGTCCCTTTTGAGGCCCTGACAGCCACACCCGTCTTGCAGGTGCGTTATTTTGCAGCCTTAGAGCCAAGGCCGCGTGTGGTATGTACGGCTTCTCTATCATCAGAGCCAGTGGAGTTTACGTTTAGTTGGTCACAGGTGAGCCAGCGAGTTGAGGGGTTGCTACCGATTTTTGAGCAGGTATGCGATCGCGATCGCCAAGGGAAAGTCACCCGCAAAGAACAGATTCAGGATCATGCCCAGTGCTGTGATCTTCATCTGTTGGAGCAAAATCAAATCCTGCGCTTTTATCGCGGCGGTTACCAGTTTCACCAAGGGATTCCCCTGAGCCAAGTGACAGAGGTGATCCAGAGCGAGTTGGATTTGGATCAAAGTACCTCATGGGCGAAGTGGCGGCAGTTATCGAGTCTTTGGCAGCAGCACTGTGGCGATCGCCCCGTCTGGCAAGACTTCACCAGCTTTGCAGAAACCGCCTTAGACTTTACAGAACTTCTGAGTAAAATCCCCCCCCACCTTAACCTCTTTCGCCGGGAGGACAGTCCGTGGGATGCCGCCTTCATGCTCTACAGCAGTTTGGCCTTCCACCGTGCCCGCAGTGGCAGCAACCGCTAA
- the dnaJ gene encoding molecular chaperone DnaJ has protein sequence MARDFYEILGVSRSADAEELKRAYRRLARKYHPDVNKEPGAEEKFKEINRAYEVLSDPQARANYDRFGEAGVSGVGAAGFSDFGIGDMGGFADIFETFFGGFTTSSRRQQGPTRGEDLRYDLKLEFREAVFGGEKEIRINHLETCKTCQGTGAKPGTRPVTCSTCGGVGQVRRSARTPFGSFTQLTTCPTCGGSGVVIEDRCESCGGQGHIQVSKKLKITIPAGVDNGTRLRVSGEGDAGLRGGPPGDLYVYLFVQPDPEFQREGNNILSRIKISYLQAILGCRISVSTVDGEAELKIPAGTQPGTVLVLEGRGVPRVGNPVARGDHLITVDVEIPTHITHEERELLEKLAKIRGERLGKGGLEGFLGSLFGG, from the coding sequence ATGGCTCGTGATTTCTATGAGATCCTAGGTGTCTCACGGTCTGCGGATGCTGAAGAATTAAAACGAGCCTATCGGCGCTTGGCTCGCAAGTATCACCCCGACGTCAACAAAGAACCGGGCGCTGAGGAAAAGTTCAAGGAAATCAACCGCGCCTACGAGGTGCTCTCGGATCCCCAAGCGCGAGCCAACTACGATCGCTTTGGGGAAGCCGGCGTTAGTGGGGTGGGAGCGGCTGGCTTTAGTGACTTTGGTATTGGCGATATGGGTGGCTTCGCCGATATTTTTGAAACCTTCTTTGGGGGTTTTACCACTAGCAGTCGGCGGCAGCAGGGACCCACTCGAGGTGAGGATCTGCGCTATGACCTAAAACTGGAATTTCGCGAAGCCGTTTTTGGTGGTGAGAAGGAAATTCGCATTAACCATTTGGAAACCTGTAAGACCTGTCAAGGCACAGGGGCAAAACCCGGCACACGACCAGTTACCTGTAGTACCTGTGGTGGTGTTGGTCAAGTGCGGCGATCGGCACGAACTCCCTTTGGCAGTTTTACCCAGCTAACCACCTGTCCAACCTGTGGCGGTTCCGGTGTGGTGATTGAAGACCGCTGTGAGTCCTGTGGCGGCCAAGGCCATATCCAAGTCAGCAAAAAGCTAAAAATTACGATTCCTGCTGGGGTGGACAACGGCACACGGCTGCGGGTCTCAGGTGAAGGGGATGCCGGTTTGCGGGGAGGGCCTCCCGGCGATCTCTATGTCTACCTTTTTGTTCAACCTGATCCTGAGTTTCAGCGCGAAGGCAACAACATCCTGTCGCGGATTAAAATTAGCTACCTGCAAGCAATTCTTGGCTGTCGGATTTCCGTCAGCACGGTGGATGGAGAAGCAGAACTGAAAATTCCCGCGGGTACCCAACCCGGCACCGTGTTAGTTCTAGAAGGTCGCGGTGTTCCGCGGGTGGGCAATCCCGTGGCGCGGGGCGATCACCTAATTACCGTTGATGTCGAAATTCCCACCCATATCACCCATGAGGAGCGTGAGCTGCTGGAGAAATTGGCAAAAATTCGTGGCGAGCGTCTGGGCAAAGGCGGTTTAGAGGGCTTCCTCGGCAGTCTATTTGGTGGTTAG